Proteins from one Anaerolineae bacterium genomic window:
- a CDS encoding ABC transporter permease subunit, producing the protein MPPWLWSRRQQTAALERGYAPGQPHRPVGWADVIVILAVAVIVYAGVRLAFQAPDVIRGPSISLQPQALPWYALLSLGRMLSAYVLSLLFALVYGRAAARNRLAETVLMPALDVLQSVPILSFLPVVLLSLSAVLPIAIATELASIVLIFTSQAWNLIFAWYQSLTTIPRELDEASSVFRLSTWQRIKTLELPFSAPALIWNSMMSWAGGWFFLMAAEILTVGQRDFRLPGLGAYLQEAAHQGDLVAIAWGVATLVLLIVALDQLVWRPLLAWADKFGLETVTGETRPSSWFLHSLHRSRIAAWAARTVLRPLIARVDSRLERLFPHPDQPATVERPRTILVYGLTALAGAVLAYGVFRSGQVLVSVPAHQWAGIGIGAVSTLARVSAALVIALLWTVPLGVAIGTNRSVATFLQPVVQIAASIPATALFPAVLLLLLRVPSGLEFAAILLMLAGSQWYLLFNIVAGASAIPEDLRYTASLLQLRGADRWRTLVLPALFPYIITGAITATGGAWNASIVAEYVTFAGQTAEIGGIGAVIAGATSQGDYPLLLAGTMSMIVTVVLINRLLWRRLYRLAEERYRME; encoded by the coding sequence ATGCCACCGTGGCTTTGGTCTAGAAGGCAGCAGACAGCGGCGCTCGAGCGCGGCTACGCACCGGGGCAGCCCCACCGCCCAGTGGGATGGGCGGACGTCATCGTCATTCTGGCCGTGGCCGTAATCGTATACGCCGGCGTGCGGCTCGCGTTCCAAGCGCCTGATGTCATCCGCGGTCCCAGCATCTCCCTGCAACCGCAGGCCTTGCCCTGGTATGCCCTCCTATCCCTGGGGCGCATGCTGTCCGCCTACGTTCTGTCCCTGCTCTTCGCCCTCGTCTACGGTCGCGCTGCAGCTCGCAACCGACTGGCGGAGACGGTGCTGATGCCGGCCCTGGATGTGCTGCAGAGTGTGCCCATCCTCTCTTTTCTGCCCGTGGTTTTGTTGAGCCTGAGTGCCGTTCTGCCCATCGCCATCGCCACCGAGCTTGCCTCCATCGTCCTGATCTTCACCAGCCAGGCGTGGAACCTCATCTTCGCCTGGTATCAGTCCTTGACCACCATTCCCAGAGAGCTCGACGAGGCCAGCTCAGTGTTCCGCTTGAGTACCTGGCAGCGAATCAAGACGCTGGAGCTTCCCTTCTCCGCTCCCGCGCTCATCTGGAACAGCATGATGAGTTGGGCCGGAGGCTGGTTCTTCCTCATGGCCGCTGAGATCCTCACCGTGGGCCAGCGCGACTTCCGCCTGCCCGGCCTGGGAGCCTATCTCCAGGAGGCAGCCCACCAGGGCGATCTCGTCGCCATCGCCTGGGGAGTGGCCACATTGGTCCTCCTCATCGTCGCCCTCGACCAACTGGTGTGGCGCCCGCTGCTAGCGTGGGCGGACAAGTTTGGGCTCGAGACTGTGACCGGAGAGACGAGGCCGTCCTCGTGGTTCCTGCACAGCCTGCATCGGTCACGCATTGCTGCCTGGGCCGCCCGAACCGTGCTGCGTCCTTTGATCGCCCGCGTCGACTCACGCCTGGAGAGGCTTTTCCCTCACCCCGACCAGCCGGCTACCGTAGAGCGTCCCCGCACGATCTTGGTGTACGGCCTGACCGCCCTGGCGGGAGCAGTGCTCGCGTATGGCGTCTTCCGGTCCGGCCAGGTACTCGTGTCAGTGCCGGCACACCAGTGGGCTGGAATAGGCATCGGCGCTGTCTCAACGCTTGCCCGGGTCAGCGCCGCCCTGGTCATCGCCCTGCTGTGGACGGTGCCACTGGGGGTGGCCATCGGGACCAACCGCTCCGTCGCCACCTTCCTTCAGCCCGTGGTTCAGATCGCTGCGTCCATCCCCGCCACCGCTCTGTTCCCGGCGGTCCTGCTCCTGCTCCTGCGAGTGCCGTCCGGGCTCGAGTTCGCCGCCATCCTGCTCATGCTCGCGGGCAGCCAATGGTACCTCCTCTTCAACATCGTGGCCGGTGCCAGCGCCATCCCGGAGGATCTGAGGTATACTGCCTCCCTGCTCCAACTGCGGGGAGCGGACCGCTGGCGCACACTGGTGCTCCCGGCCCTCTTCCCCTACATCATCACCGGGGCCATCACCGCCACCGGTGGAGCGTGGAACGCGAGCATAGTGGCCGAGTATGTGACCTTTGCCGGCCAGACCGCTGAGATAGGCGGTATAGGCGCCGTCATCGCCGGGGCGACGTCTCAGGGAGACTACCCACTACTGCTGGCTGGCACCATGAGCATGATAGTGACAGTGGTCCTGATAAACCGGCTCTTGTGGCGCCGCCTGTACCGGCTAGCCGAAGAGCGTTACCGCATGGAGTGA